From one Parambassis ranga chromosome 5, fParRan2.1, whole genome shotgun sequence genomic stretch:
- the pea15 gene encoding astrocytic phosphoprotein PEA-15 produces the protein MAEYSSLLSDLSENITNEDLEQLKSACKEDIPEDQSNNITSSKEWFSYLEKNDKLAQDNLSYIEHIFEISRRPDLLTRVIEYRTTVLKISEDDEIDTKLTRIPSAKKYKDIIRQPSEDEIIKLAPPPKKV, from the exons ATGGCGGAGTACAGCTCTCTGCTCAGCGACCTGTCTGAAAACATCACCAACGAGGACTTGGAGCAGCTCAAATCGGCCTGCAAAGAGGACATCCCTGAGGACCAGAGCAACAACATCACCTCCTCCAAGGAGTGGTTCAGCTACCTGGAGAAGAACGACAAGCTGGCCCAAG ATAACCTGTCGTACATCGAGCACATTTTTGAGATTTCGCGGCGACCAGACCTCCTGACGAGGGTGATCGAGTACCGCACCACCGTACTTAAGATTTCTGAGGATGACGAGATCGACACCAAGCTCACACGCATCCCCTCGGCCAAGAAATACAAAG ACATCATCCGCCAGCCCTCTGAAGACGAGATCATCAAGTTGGCTCCTCCACCTAAAAAGGTGTGA